A portion of the Herpetosiphon gulosus genome contains these proteins:
- a CDS encoding quinone-dependent dihydroorotate dehydrogenase, whose product MRSYQLAKALLFRLPPEKAHRLTTLGLDLATRLPFTSALFRSFHHNDPLLNTNLCGLTLNNPVGLAAGFDKDGTHIRGMRQLGFGFLELGTVTPKPQTGNEQPRLFRLVEDQALINRMGFNNAGIAALAQRLAKQSYSIPLGINLGKNKITPNEQAADDYRQGINLLGEYADYIVINISSPNTPGLRELSRREPLTELLQVVKTARQQLRRQAPLFVKLSPDEDREGLDAALGAALDAGVDGIIATNTTVSRQGLRSAHQTETGGLSGAPLKAKALATLNYIYQTTNGKLPLIGVGGIASGQDAYERILAGASAVQLYTSLIYAGPQLVGTINRELAALLRRDGFDSIQAAIGSAV is encoded by the coding sequence ATGCGCAGCTATCAGCTTGCAAAAGCACTTTTGTTTCGTTTACCACCAGAAAAAGCTCATCGGCTCACCACTTTAGGCCTAGATTTGGCCACTCGTTTACCATTTACCTCAGCTTTATTCCGTTCCTTCCATCACAATGACCCATTGCTTAACACTAATTTGTGTGGGTTAACCTTGAATAATCCAGTTGGTTTAGCAGCAGGTTTCGATAAAGATGGCACCCATATCCGTGGAATGCGCCAATTGGGCTTTGGTTTTTTGGAATTAGGCACAGTTACACCAAAACCTCAAACTGGTAATGAACAACCACGGCTATTTCGTTTAGTCGAAGATCAAGCATTAATTAATCGAATGGGATTTAATAATGCTGGAATTGCAGCGCTTGCTCAACGTTTGGCGAAACAATCATATTCAATTCCACTTGGGATAAATTTGGGCAAAAATAAAATCACGCCCAATGAGCAAGCTGCTGATGATTATCGCCAAGGGATTAATTTGCTTGGCGAATATGCCGATTACATTGTGATCAATATTTCATCGCCGAATACCCCAGGTTTGCGTGAACTCAGCCGCCGCGAACCATTAACCGAATTATTGCAGGTTGTAAAAACTGCCCGCCAGCAATTACGCCGTCAAGCGCCATTATTCGTCAAGCTCTCGCCCGATGAAGATCGCGAAGGCTTAGACGCAGCACTTGGGGCAGCACTGGATGCTGGAGTGGATGGAATTATTGCCACCAACACAACCGTCAGCCGTCAAGGATTACGTTCAGCGCATCAAACCGAAACTGGTGGGTTAAGTGGCGCTCCGCTTAAAGCCAAGGCCTTAGCTACCCTCAACTATATTTATCAAACAACCAACGGTAAATTGCCCTTGATTGGCGTTGGCGGAATTGCCAGCGGCCAAGATGCTTACGAACGGATTTTGGCTGGCGCAAGTGCCGTGCAACTCTATACCAGCCTGATCTATGCTGGGCCACAATTGGTTGGCACAATCAACCGTGAGCTGGCGGCATTGCTGCGGCGCGATGGCTTTGATTCAATTCAAGCAGCCATTGGGTCAGCAGTTTAG
- a CDS encoding biotin-dependent carboxyltransferase family protein — protein MLTIRQTSMLITLQDAGRTGLRHWGVPASGALDWLAHGLASRLVGNTEDHASLEITGSGACLHFSQLTIISLVGADLGAELNDQPIGLGRAWLVRPDSELRFTQRRVGARCYLAIAGGFNIVPQLGSQSTLLGAPWHGYLARPLHIGDQLTYAEPNLSFAGRSLDTASNVSSQAPIRYLPNRQCANNLQRQFQAQTWQISSKSNRMGYRCQGPALAAPTQAIRSFGVVPGTIQLPPDGQPIVLLADAQTTGGYPVLGVVIRADLPKLAQRLPSEYLQFQSIRVTLAERAFAEQLNILKTNFEPEPLIIGTPI, from the coding sequence ATGTTGACAATTCGCCAAACCAGCATGTTGATAACCTTGCAGGATGCGGGGCGCACCGGCCTACGGCATTGGGGCGTGCCCGCCAGCGGAGCACTCGATTGGCTAGCGCATGGCTTGGCAAGCCGCTTGGTTGGTAATACCGAGGATCACGCCAGTCTCGAAATTACGGGATCAGGGGCTTGTTTGCACTTCAGCCAATTAACCATCATCAGTTTGGTTGGGGCAGATTTAGGCGCTGAATTAAACGATCAGCCAATCGGCCTTGGGCGGGCATGGCTGGTGCGGCCTGATAGTGAATTGCGCTTTACCCAACGCCGCGTTGGCGCACGTTGCTATTTGGCAATTGCTGGCGGCTTCAATATTGTGCCCCAACTTGGCTCTCAAAGTACATTGCTCGGCGCACCTTGGCATGGCTATTTGGCGCGACCCTTGCACATTGGCGATCAATTGACCTATGCTGAGCCAAATTTGAGCTTTGCTGGGCGCAGTTTGGACACAGCATCCAACGTTTCAAGCCAAGCTCCAATTCGCTACCTACCCAATCGCCAATGTGCCAACAACCTTCAACGCCAATTTCAAGCCCAAACCTGGCAAATCAGCAGCAAAAGCAATCGCATGGGCTATCGTTGCCAAGGCCCAGCTTTAGCCGCACCGACCCAAGCAATTCGCTCATTTGGGGTTGTGCCAGGCACGATTCAGTTGCCGCCTGATGGTCAACCGATTGTGCTCTTGGCCGATGCCCAAACCACTGGCGGCTATCCAGTGCTTGGCGTGGTAATTCGCGCCGACTTGCCAAAACTCGCTCAGCGCTTGCCTTCGGAGTATTTGCAATTTCAGTCGATCAGGGTTACACTAGCCGAACGCGCTTTTGCTGAACAACTAAACATCCTCAAAACCAACTTCGAGCCAGAACCACTCATTATTGGCACACCAATTTAG